In one window of Henckelia pumila isolate YLH828 chromosome 1, ASM3356847v2, whole genome shotgun sequence DNA:
- the LOC140890344 gene encoding phosphatidylinositol/phosphatidylcholine transfer protein SFH10-like, with protein MCENLREALPLSFQLAPLPQNGIFIRVQRFWMFTVWVLKFFTKNARDLVTRLQKIDGDNYPETLHQMFIINAGPGFRLLWNTVNFFIDPKTTTKIHVLGKKYQNKLLEIVDARLAKCLNFLEGRVLVQNNRVCLHSDKGPWKNPEILKVYSVGGIGLGNDIGQKSSNVDNYNQNQVGNQSNWMNVNHRDIPENTKCKLLHWCGDGVVVEGQIASTNETVKVLHGPLCGSYWKVWVGRVLCSR; from the exons ATGTGCGAGAATTTGAGAGAAGCTTTGCCATTAAGTTTCCAACTTGCACCATTGCCGCAAAACGGCATATTTATTCGAGTACAACGATTTTGGATGTTCACGGTGTG GGTCTTAAAATTTTTTACTAAGAATGCACGAGACCTCGTTACCCGGCTACAGAAGATTGATGGTGATAACTATCCTGAA ACACTCCATCAAATGTTTATCATCAATGCTGGTCCAGGCTTTAGACTACTATGGAACAcagtaaatttttttatagatcCCAAGACCACCACTAAGATTCAT GTGCTTGGAAAAAAATATCAGAACAAGTTGCTTGAAATCGTAGATGCTAGGCTAG CGAAATGCCTGAATTTTTTGGAGGGACGTGTACTTGTGCAGAACAACAGGGTTTGTCTTCACTCTGATAAAGGGCCATGGAAAAATCCAGAGATATTAAAG GTTTACAGTGTTGGTGGTATCGGTCTTGGCAATGATATTGGCCAAAAAAGTAGTAATGTTGATAATTATAACCAAAATCAAGTTGGAAACCAG TCAAATTGGATGAATGTTAATCATAGAGATATTCCTGAAAATACTAAATGCAAGTTGCTTCATTGGTGTGGTGACGGAGTTGTTGTAGAAGGGCAAATAGCATCTACGAATGAAACAGTAAAAGTTCTTCATGGTCCTCTATGTGGATCCTATTGGAAAGTTTGGGTTGGTAGAGTCTTGTGTAGCAGGTAG